In Nitrosococcus oceani ATCC 19707, the following proteins share a genomic window:
- the hrpA gene encoding ATP-dependent RNA helicase HrpA, giving the protein MSSCMQRDQHRLKRRLQRLTKGNSSYNLGHLTQAIEDSRLWREQRQSQLPRPAFEQSLPVIERREEIGAAIRNHQVVILCGETGSGKTTQLPKICLELGRGVAGMIGHTQPRRIAARTVANRIAKELNSDLGQIVGYKVRFHDQVSPSTYIKLMTDGILLAETQGDRFLDQYDTLIIDEAHERSLNIDFLLGYLKQLLPKRPDLKVIITSATIDTERFSQHFGQAPIIEVSGRTYPVEIRYRPLCGEQETQERNLSEGILDAVDELSRLGPGDILVFLPGEREIRETAEALRKHHPPHTEILPLYARLSSTEQNRVFKPHSGRRIVLATNVAETSLTVPGIHYVVDPGLARLSRYSVRSKVQRLPIEKISQSSANQRAGRCGRVATGVCIRLYSEEDFLGRPEFTDPEVLRTNLASVILQMKSLQLGAVEDFPFLDPPLPKMINDGLRLLAELGAVDKAQNLTPLGQRLARLPIDPRIGRMVLAGDEFHCLSEMLIIASALSIQDPRERPLEAQQAADEAHSRFQDERSDFLSYLKLWEDLHRQRARLSQNKLRAYCREHFLSYLRLREWRDIHQQLKLLATNIGFRPNQVAAEYGAIHRALLTGLLGNIAVKSEKDHYLGARNIKLQIFPGSALFKKSPKWIMAAELVETSRLYARCAGKIEPEWLEALALHLVKRSYFDPHWEKRPAQVIAYERITLYGLTVIPKRRIHYGPVNPEEAREIFIREALVNGDYDTQAPFFRHNQKLIAEIEELEHKSRRRDVLIDEQSLYQFYEERLPAGVYNGAGFKKWRQQAEKKNPQLLFLSREELMRHDAKEITGVRFPDQMTVKGLPLALSYHFEPGHPADGVTLTVPLAVLNQLEASHFQWLVPGLLKEKIICLIKALPKGLRRNFVPVPDFAEACIRALSPAQGPLLDRLARHLQSMTGVPLSATCWQEVDLPLHLQMNFRLVDEKDKELATGRDLAILQRQWASKAQRSFRGWDNSELTREGITQWDFGELPERIELERQGLKLKGYPALQDTETAVSLVIMDSAEAAQEITHLGLRRLFMLALTQQIKYLRKNLPGIQKMCLHYTSLPAMPWGDSAPSQSSCESLKDALIQGIIDRTFILDHPPVRNGEKFMARKEKGCGELMSTANEFCRLIEEILTEYHEVVRQLKGNLPFAWLNSIRDMKEQLTHLVYHGFINQTSPIWLIHLPRYLKGIKLRLAKLQENPRRDQQRQAEITPLWQAYQKRMEIQHQEDGVVPALETYRWMLEEYRISLFAQELGTKRPVSPKRLAAQWKEI; this is encoded by the coding sequence ATTTCCTCCTGCATGCAGCGCGATCAGCATCGACTAAAACGGCGCCTGCAACGGCTAACTAAAGGAAATTCAAGTTACAATTTAGGCCACCTAACCCAGGCCATTGAAGACTCTCGCCTATGGCGGGAACAGCGCCAAAGCCAACTGCCCAGACCAGCTTTTGAGCAATCCTTGCCAGTCATTGAACGGCGAGAGGAAATTGGCGCAGCTATCCGTAATCATCAAGTGGTGATTTTATGTGGCGAGACGGGTTCTGGAAAAACCACCCAATTGCCTAAAATATGCTTGGAACTGGGCCGCGGCGTTGCGGGTATGATTGGCCATACCCAACCACGCCGAATTGCGGCCCGCACTGTAGCCAACCGAATTGCCAAGGAACTCAATAGTGATCTGGGGCAAATCGTGGGCTATAAAGTCCGTTTCCATGATCAGGTTAGCCCTAGCACCTATATTAAGCTCATGACCGACGGTATTCTCTTGGCTGAAACTCAGGGGGACCGCTTTCTAGACCAATACGATACCCTCATTATCGATGAAGCCCATGAGCGCAGTCTCAATATTGATTTTCTGCTGGGCTATCTCAAGCAACTGCTGCCAAAACGGCCTGATCTCAAGGTTATTATTACCTCTGCCACGATTGATACCGAACGCTTTTCCCAGCATTTTGGCCAGGCCCCCATTATCGAGGTTTCCGGACGCACTTATCCGGTAGAGATCCGCTATCGCCCCCTTTGTGGCGAACAAGAAACCCAGGAGCGGAACTTATCTGAGGGTATTCTAGATGCCGTGGATGAACTGTCGCGTCTGGGTCCAGGGGACATTTTGGTTTTTCTCCCTGGGGAGCGGGAAATACGCGAGACTGCCGAGGCATTGCGCAAGCATCATCCCCCCCATACCGAAATCCTGCCCCTTTATGCCCGGCTTTCCTCCACCGAGCAGAACCGGGTTTTCAAACCCCATTCGGGAAGACGCATCGTGCTAGCAACAAATGTTGCGGAAACGTCTTTAACGGTGCCGGGTATTCATTACGTTGTAGATCCGGGCTTGGCCCGCCTGAGCCGCTACAGCGTACGCAGCAAGGTGCAGCGGTTGCCTATCGAAAAAATTTCCCAATCCAGTGCTAATCAGCGGGCAGGCCGTTGTGGCCGCGTTGCGACCGGCGTTTGCATCCGGCTCTATAGCGAGGAAGATTTTCTCGGCCGGCCTGAATTTACCGATCCGGAAGTCCTCCGAACTAATCTGGCATCGGTTATTCTGCAAATGAAGTCTTTGCAATTGGGAGCGGTAGAAGATTTTCCCTTTCTCGATCCCCCCCTCCCCAAAATGATTAATGATGGCCTGCGGCTGCTAGCTGAACTGGGGGCCGTAGACAAGGCCCAGAATTTAACCCCCCTAGGTCAACGACTGGCGCGATTGCCCATTGACCCTCGTATTGGCCGAATGGTATTGGCAGGTGACGAATTCCATTGCCTTAGCGAAATGCTTATCATCGCCAGCGCCCTCAGTATTCAAGACCCACGGGAGCGTCCGCTTGAGGCCCAGCAAGCCGCCGATGAGGCCCATTCCAGGTTTCAAGATGAACGCTCTGATTTTCTCTCTTATCTGAAATTGTGGGAGGACCTTCATCGCCAACGAGCCCGTCTCTCCCAAAATAAGCTCCGAGCCTACTGCCGGGAACATTTTCTTTCCTATTTGCGCCTCCGAGAATGGCGCGATATCCATCAGCAGCTCAAACTACTGGCCACCAATATTGGCTTTCGCCCCAATCAGGTGGCAGCGGAATACGGAGCTATTCATCGGGCGCTGCTCACGGGTTTGCTGGGCAATATTGCTGTTAAATCGGAAAAAGATCACTATCTGGGTGCGAGAAATATTAAGCTCCAGATCTTCCCTGGATCTGCTCTCTTTAAAAAGAGTCCCAAGTGGATCATGGCGGCGGAACTGGTGGAAACCTCCCGGCTTTATGCTCGCTGCGCCGGTAAAATTGAGCCTGAATGGCTTGAAGCTCTTGCCCTCCATCTCGTTAAACGCAGTTATTTTGACCCCCATTGGGAGAAACGCCCCGCTCAGGTAATAGCCTATGAACGGATCACCCTCTACGGTCTTACGGTGATTCCTAAGCGCCGGATTCATTATGGTCCTGTTAACCCCGAAGAGGCGCGGGAAATCTTTATTCGTGAAGCCCTGGTTAATGGCGACTATGATACCCAGGCCCCCTTCTTCCGCCATAACCAAAAACTCATCGCAGAAATAGAGGAACTAGAGCACAAGAGCCGGCGGCGGGATGTGCTTATTGATGAGCAGAGCCTCTATCAATTCTATGAGGAGCGGCTTCCAGCGGGAGTCTACAATGGCGCTGGCTTTAAGAAATGGCGCCAGCAGGCGGAGAAAAAAAATCCCCAACTATTATTCCTCAGCCGGGAAGAGTTGATGCGCCATGATGCAAAAGAGATAACAGGAGTGCGTTTTCCCGATCAAATGACCGTAAAAGGTCTCCCCCTTGCCTTGTCCTATCACTTTGAACCGGGCCATCCCGCGGATGGGGTAACGCTAACCGTCCCCCTCGCCGTGCTCAATCAATTGGAAGCAAGCCATTTTCAATGGCTAGTCCCAGGACTGCTTAAAGAAAAAATCATTTGCCTAATTAAAGCCTTACCTAAGGGCCTGCGCCGTAATTTCGTGCCCGTGCCTGATTTTGCAGAGGCTTGTATTCGCGCCTTATCTCCGGCGCAAGGTCCGTTGTTGGACAGGCTAGCTCGCCACCTCCAAAGCATGACGGGAGTCCCCCTCTCTGCCACCTGCTGGCAAGAAGTAGATCTGCCACTCCATCTGCAAATGAATTTCCGGCTAGTGGATGAAAAAGATAAAGAGTTGGCTACAGGCAGGGATTTAGCCATCCTGCAACGACAGTGGGCCAGCAAAGCCCAGCGCAGCTTTCGAGGCTGGGATAATAGCGAGCTAACCCGTGAAGGAATCACCCAATGGGATTTTGGCGAATTGCCAGAACGGATTGAATTAGAACGCCAGGGGCTTAAACTCAAGGGTTATCCCGCGCTGCAGGATACAGAAACCGCAGTTTCCCTGGTCATTATGGATTCAGCCGAGGCGGCACAGGAGATTACCCATCTGGGATTGCGGCGCTTATTTATGCTAGCATTAACTCAGCAGATTAAATATTTAAGAAAAAATCTGCCGGGCATTCAAAAAATGTGCTTGCACTACACTAGCCTCCCGGCCATGCCGTGGGGAGACAGTGCCCCCTCCCAATCCTCTTGCGAAAGCCTCAAAGACGCCTTGATTCAGGGAATCATAGACCGCACTTTTATCCTCGACCACCCCCCCGTTCGCAACGGGGAAAAATTCATGGCCCGTAAGGAAAAAGGCTGCGGCGAACTGATGAGCACCGCCAATGAATTTTGCCGTCTCATAGAGGAAATTCTGACCGAATATCACGAGGTCGTCAGGCAGCTAAAGGGCAATCTTCCTTTTGCATGGCTAAACTCCATTCGTGATATGAAGGAACAACTAACCCATTTGGTCTATCATGGCTTTATCAACCAGACGTCACCAATATGGCTCATTCATCTTCCCCGTTATCTCAAAGGGATAAAACTGCGGCTTGCAAAATTGCAGGAGAACCCCCGCCGAGATCAGCAACGGCAGGCAGAAATCACCCCTTTATGGCAAGCTTATCAAAAAAGAATGGAAATACAGCACCAGGAAGACGGCGTAGTACCCGCCCTGGAAACTTATCGCTGGATGTTGGAAGAATACCGGATCTCCCTTTTTGCCCAGGAACTGGGGACCAAGCGCCCAGTCTCCCCTAAGCGGTTAGCCGCTCAATGGAAAGAGATTTAA
- a CDS encoding Tex family protein gives MKSAEIIAQELEIQREQASAAICLLDEGATVPFVARYRKEATGGMDDTQLRYLESRLVYLRELEERRETIACSIEKQDKLTAELEQQLLAAMTKTELEDLYLPYKPKRRTKAQMAREAGLEPLALQLLENPELDPETIAADYLNPDKGIEEVSAALEGARRILMEHFAEEAGLLGQLREYLWKQGELRAKVQDGKGEQGCKFADYFDYQEAICKIPSHRALALFRGQNEGVLKLTLDTPAREGREEHPCEFMMAKHFGVREQGRPADAWLLQAVRWAWKIKLYPRLEADLKLRLREQAEETAIDVFSRNLRSLLLAAPAGPRPILGLDPGFRTGVKVAVIDETGKLLETATIYPHPPQKQWDAAIDILSSLLKKHRVELVGIGNGTASRETEQLVVELLKKFPQFELQKLLISEAGASVYSASAGAAQEFPDLDVSLRGAVSIARRLQDPLAELVKIDPKSIGVGQYQHDVNQSQLGRALVGAVEDCVNAVGVDINTASPALLSYVSGFTSTVARNTVEYRDTHGPFASREGLKQIPRFGVKTFEQAAGFLRIRGGDNPLDASAVHPETYPVVQKIMAATGRDIHRLIGHSDFLNSLDPALFIDEQFGLPTFQDILRELEKPGRDPRPAFKTAAFKEEIQTLEDLKPGMILEGVATNVTAFGAFVDVGVHQDGLVHISALADRFVKDPHEIVSAGDIVKVKVLEVDNVRQRIGLTMRLGEMEEKQSSQLAAKGHMKKTRRSKAKLPPTVQGGAMAEAFSRAKKST, from the coding sequence ATGAAATCGGCAGAGATAATTGCTCAGGAGCTCGAAATCCAGCGTGAGCAGGCAAGTGCGGCTATATGCCTATTAGATGAAGGCGCCACGGTGCCTTTTGTGGCCCGTTATCGAAAAGAAGCTACGGGTGGGATGGATGATACTCAGCTGCGTTATTTAGAAAGCCGTTTAGTTTATTTACGCGAGCTTGAAGAACGCAGGGAGACGATTGCATGTTCCATCGAAAAACAAGATAAGCTAACTGCGGAATTAGAACAGCAGCTTCTAGCGGCAATGACCAAGACCGAGTTGGAAGATTTATATCTGCCCTATAAGCCAAAGCGGCGCACTAAAGCGCAAATGGCTCGTGAGGCAGGTCTTGAACCGCTCGCATTACAGCTGTTGGAAAATCCGGAACTCGATCCAGAAACAATAGCGGCGGATTATTTAAATCCGGATAAGGGTATTGAAGAGGTATCAGCAGCCTTAGAAGGTGCGCGGCGGATTTTAATGGAGCATTTTGCTGAGGAGGCTGGTTTGTTGGGCCAGCTCAGGGAATACCTATGGAAACAGGGTGAGCTGAGGGCTAAAGTTCAGGATGGGAAAGGGGAACAAGGCTGTAAGTTCGCGGATTATTTTGATTACCAAGAAGCCATTTGCAAAATTCCCTCCCATCGGGCCTTGGCGCTTTTTCGTGGTCAGAATGAAGGAGTGCTTAAATTAACCCTAGATACGCCCGCTAGGGAGGGGAGAGAAGAACATCCCTGTGAATTCATGATGGCTAAACATTTCGGGGTTAGAGAGCAAGGACGGCCTGCTGATGCTTGGTTGCTGCAAGCTGTACGGTGGGCTTGGAAAATAAAGCTTTACCCCCGCCTAGAGGCGGATCTCAAACTACGCCTGCGTGAGCAGGCAGAGGAAACAGCTATCGACGTCTTTTCCCGGAATTTGCGTAGTCTGCTATTAGCTGCTCCGGCAGGTCCCCGTCCAATTTTAGGACTCGATCCTGGTTTCCGTACGGGTGTGAAAGTTGCCGTCATCGATGAGACAGGGAAGCTACTAGAAACCGCCACGATCTATCCCCATCCACCCCAAAAACAGTGGGATGCTGCGATTGATATTCTCTCTAGTTTGTTAAAGAAGCATAGGGTTGAATTGGTTGGTATTGGCAACGGTACGGCATCCCGGGAAACTGAGCAGTTGGTGGTGGAACTTTTAAAGAAATTCCCGCAGTTCGAGCTACAAAAGCTACTGATAAGCGAAGCGGGTGCCTCTGTATACTCTGCTTCTGCTGGTGCAGCCCAAGAATTTCCGGATCTTGATGTCTCCTTACGAGGCGCTGTTTCCATTGCTCGCCGTTTGCAAGATCCTCTAGCGGAACTAGTTAAAATCGATCCCAAATCTATCGGTGTTGGCCAGTATCAGCATGATGTCAATCAGTCCCAGCTAGGTCGGGCGCTGGTGGGCGCCGTGGAAGATTGTGTTAATGCAGTGGGGGTTGATATCAATACGGCTTCTCCAGCCCTGCTGTCCTATGTATCCGGCTTTACTTCCACGGTAGCCCGCAACACTGTGGAGTACCGCGATACTCATGGCCCCTTTGCCTCCCGCGAGGGCCTCAAGCAGATTCCCCGTTTTGGAGTGAAGACGTTTGAGCAAGCAGCCGGCTTCCTGCGCATCAGAGGAGGGGATAATCCGCTTGATGCCTCAGCAGTCCACCCAGAAACTTATCCTGTCGTGCAAAAAATCATGGCTGCGACCGGGCGTGATATACACCGTTTGATTGGTCATAGTGATTTTCTGAATTCCCTTGACCCGGCCTTATTCATCGATGAGCAATTTGGTCTGCCTACGTTTCAAGATATCCTCAGGGAACTCGAGAAACCAGGGCGGGATCCTCGGCCTGCCTTTAAAACCGCAGCATTTAAGGAAGAGATCCAAACTTTGGAGGATCTTAAGCCAGGAATGATCCTAGAAGGTGTGGCCACCAATGTCACTGCCTTTGGTGCTTTCGTGGATGTAGGGGTGCATCAAGATGGGTTAGTGCATATTTCCGCCTTGGCAGACCGGTTTGTAAAAGATCCTCATGAGATCGTTTCAGCAGGGGATATTGTGAAAGTAAAAGTCCTGGAGGTTGATAACGTTCGTCAGCGAATTGGCTTAACCATGCGATTAGGCGAGATGGAAGAAAAACAGTCATCCCAGCTTGCAGCTAAAGGGCACATGAAAAAAACTCGGCGTAGTAAAGCTAAGTTGCCGCCAACTGTTCAAGGAGGGGCAATGGCAGAAGCCTTTTCGCGGGCAAAAAAAAGCACTTAG
- a CDS encoding DUF2024 family protein → MQIDVFDTYVTTTEGKRLHFDVFLPTGKQGELARQYAKEWLESIGIHAKDVQQESCAYCHSEAANPKVQQHIKQHGYYIYQMEGCPSPER, encoded by the coding sequence ATGCAAATTGACGTGTTTGATACCTATGTCACTACAACGGAAGGCAAACGACTTCATTTTGATGTTTTCCTTCCTACGGGCAAGCAGGGAGAACTTGCGCGGCAATATGCTAAAGAGTGGCTTGAAAGTATCGGTATCCATGCAAAAGATGTCCAGCAGGAATCTTGCGCTTATTGTCATAGTGAAGCTGCTAATCCTAAAGTACAGCAACACATCAAACAACACGGATACTATATTTATCAGATGGAGGGCTGCCCTTCGCCAGAGCGATAA
- a CDS encoding assimilatory sulfite reductase (NADPH) flavoprotein subunit produces the protein MGHDLFSTQNSIFTEKQVESLNRLIPELSAEQMTWLSGYLAGFNAAQQGATNMVQPIAAQPLADSGAAIRTATVLFGSQTGNAEKLAEKLCAQLSQAGFVPTLQDMGSYKPRQLKRENYLFVIVSTHGEGDPPDNAEAFHEFLHSKKAPKLDGLQFSVLALGDSSYEYFCKTGKDFDTRLEELGGKRFSQRADCDVDYDDAADAWIDGILQALSKQLDTPAVVAVSPAVATQATASSYSRKNPFSATLLENLRITGRGSSKDVRHIELSLEGSQLSFEPGDSLGVVPSNCPELVAEFIEVSGLDPRAIVTNGKGEDTTLEDALSHGYEITTITRPFLEKYATLVESRELGRLLQEENRSQLRNFIHGREVIDVIRGFPLPGITANQFVGLLRKLPPRLYSIASSYQANPDEVHLTVAVVRYQSHGRSRKGVATTFLSERVPEDGTVPVYVDSNKNFRLPEDLNAPLVMIGPGTGVAPFRAFLEEREIAGAKGKNWLFFGDRHFHTDFLYQREWLDYRKKGVLTRIDVAFSRDEEKKTYVQHRMLENSRELYAWLEEGAYFYVCGDAEYMAPDVHEALLAIVEKEGCVSREKAVEYMRDLQQGRRYQRDVY, from the coding sequence ATGGGACACGATTTATTTAGTACTCAAAACAGCATTTTTACCGAAAAACAGGTGGAATCTTTAAACCGCCTTATCCCTGAGCTTTCCGCTGAACAAATGACCTGGCTCAGCGGTTATCTTGCTGGTTTTAATGCAGCCCAGCAAGGAGCCACGAACATGGTGCAGCCTATAGCAGCCCAGCCACTGGCAGATTCTGGTGCTGCTATTCGGACTGCCACGGTATTATTTGGTTCTCAAACAGGTAACGCGGAAAAGCTTGCGGAAAAGCTATGCGCCCAACTGTCCCAGGCCGGTTTTGTTCCTACGTTACAAGATATGGGAAGCTACAAGCCCCGGCAGTTGAAACGGGAAAATTACCTTTTCGTTATTGTCAGCACCCATGGTGAGGGTGATCCCCCGGATAATGCCGAAGCATTCCATGAATTTCTTCATAGCAAAAAAGCGCCCAAGTTGGATGGTCTTCAGTTTTCGGTTTTGGCGCTTGGGGATAGCAGTTATGAGTATTTTTGTAAGACTGGGAAGGACTTTGATACGCGCTTAGAAGAGCTAGGGGGAAAGCGTTTCTCTCAGCGGGCGGATTGCGATGTGGACTACGACGACGCCGCTGATGCTTGGATAGATGGAATACTGCAGGCGCTTTCCAAGCAGCTCGACACGCCGGCGGTAGTAGCTGTTAGCCCCGCGGTAGCTACCCAGGCCACAGCCTCAAGCTATTCGAGAAAAAATCCTTTTTCTGCGACCTTATTAGAAAATCTCAGGATTACGGGGCGAGGTTCTAGTAAGGACGTTCGGCATATCGAGCTGTCCCTAGAGGGCTCGCAACTTTCGTTTGAGCCTGGAGATTCCCTAGGCGTTGTTCCGAGTAATTGCCCAGAATTGGTGGCTGAATTTATAGAGGTATCAGGACTTGATCCCCGGGCGATTGTTACCAATGGCAAGGGGGAGGATACTACTTTAGAGGATGCTTTGTCTCATGGCTATGAAATCACTACGATTACGCGGCCATTCCTGGAAAAATATGCTACATTAGTTGAGTCGCGGGAACTCGGCAGACTGCTACAAGAAGAAAACCGGTCGCAGCTTCGGAATTTCATCCATGGCCGAGAAGTTATTGATGTTATTCGTGGTTTTCCTTTGCCTGGAATCACGGCCAATCAATTTGTCGGCTTACTGAGAAAGTTGCCGCCACGGCTTTATTCCATTGCTTCCAGCTATCAGGCTAATCCTGATGAAGTTCACCTGACGGTGGCGGTGGTCCGCTATCAAAGCCATGGGCGCAGTCGCAAGGGAGTGGCTACCACGTTCCTATCCGAACGGGTTCCCGAGGATGGCACGGTGCCAGTTTATGTGGACAGCAATAAAAATTTTCGCCTTCCAGAAGATCTCAATGCACCTCTTGTTATGATAGGCCCAGGGACTGGCGTGGCCCCTTTCCGTGCTTTTCTGGAAGAGCGGGAGATTGCTGGTGCCAAGGGTAAGAATTGGTTGTTTTTCGGGGATAGGCATTTTCATACTGATTTTCTTTATCAGCGGGAATGGCTCGATTACCGCAAAAAAGGCGTGTTAACTCGAATTGATGTGGCTTTTTCCCGGGATGAAGAGAAAAAAACGTATGTTCAGCACCGGATGCTTGAAAATAGCCGTGAATTATATGCATGGTTAGAGGAAGGTGCCTATTTTTATGTCTGCGGCGATGCTGAGTATATGGCGCCCGATGTCCATGAGGCGTTGCTTGCCATTGTGGAAAAGGAAGGTTGCGTATCCCGCGAAAAAGCGGTTGAATACATGAGAGACCTGCAACAAGGCAGACGCTATCAACGAGATGTATATTGA
- the cysI gene encoding assimilatory sulfite reductase (NADPH) hemoprotein subunit, producing the protein MTHDLQQKSKLSAVEKIKAKSRYLRGTIQEGLADLATGAVVEEDTKLLKFHGTYQQDDRDLRTERMRQKLEPAYSFMVRVRMPGGVCMPKQWLQLDELARKYANNSLRITTRQTFQFHSVVKRHLRSTIAGINEALLSTIAACGDVNRNVVCHNNPYLSPLHKTVYEWSKRLSNHFLPQTQAYHEIWMGKEKVAGTLPENEEPIYGETYLPRKFKIGITIPPNNEIDVFSQDLGLIAIAKGSRLVGFNICVGGGMGMTHSEPSTYPRLGDVIGFCTPSQLLEVAENILKIQRDFGNRCDRKQARLKYTIDSRSIDWFKAELNQRLGWDLEPARPFHFESNGDHFGWVEDSKGRWHLTLFLLSGRIKDTLDQPLMTGLREIAKIHKGDFRLTTNQNLTIANISKTNKPRIEALLEKYRIPMPERFSPIRQHAMSCVALPSCGLAMAESERMLPGFLARLEAVVEKAGLADEPITLRVTGCPNGCSRPYISEIALVGKSLGRYNLYLGAGFAGQRLNKLYRESLTEDEIIATLSPLFEHYARERQQGEHFGDFVVRAGYVDEVRAGREFHEVRSEKAVQSA; encoded by the coding sequence GTGACTCACGATTTGCAGCAAAAAAGTAAACTTAGTGCGGTAGAGAAGATTAAGGCAAAGAGCCGATATCTGCGCGGAACAATCCAGGAAGGCTTGGCCGATCTAGCAACGGGTGCGGTCGTGGAGGAGGATACCAAACTGCTTAAGTTCCACGGCACTTACCAGCAGGATGACCGGGATTTGCGTACGGAACGGATGCGCCAGAAGCTAGAGCCGGCCTATTCATTCATGGTGAGAGTTCGGATGCCAGGCGGGGTTTGCATGCCGAAACAATGGTTGCAGCTGGATGAGTTGGCGCGTAAATACGCTAATAACTCCCTGCGTATTACTACCCGACAAACTTTTCAGTTTCATAGCGTGGTCAAGCGCCATCTCAGAAGCACCATCGCGGGGATTAATGAGGCGCTATTAAGTACCATTGCCGCCTGTGGGGATGTTAATCGTAATGTGGTCTGTCATAATAATCCCTACCTCTCCCCTCTTCATAAAACGGTTTATGAGTGGTCCAAGCGGTTGAGTAATCATTTCTTGCCTCAGACCCAAGCTTATCATGAGATCTGGATGGGGAAGGAAAAGGTAGCGGGTACATTACCTGAAAATGAAGAGCCGATTTATGGTGAGACTTATCTTCCCCGTAAATTTAAAATAGGCATTACTATTCCGCCAAACAATGAGATTGATGTTTTTTCCCAGGATCTCGGACTTATTGCCATCGCAAAAGGTAGCCGCCTGGTTGGATTTAACATTTGCGTGGGTGGTGGCATGGGCATGACTCATAGCGAACCATCAACCTATCCCCGCTTGGGAGATGTCATCGGTTTCTGTACCCCTAGCCAGCTGCTGGAAGTAGCGGAGAATATTCTCAAAATTCAGCGCGATTTCGGTAATCGTTGCGATCGTAAGCAGGCGCGACTCAAGTATACGATTGATAGCCGTAGCATTGATTGGTTTAAAGCTGAGCTTAACCAACGGTTAGGCTGGGATTTGGAACCGGCGCGCCCATTTCATTTCGAAAGTAATGGCGATCATTTTGGCTGGGTCGAGGATTCAAAGGGCCGTTGGCATCTTACGCTATTCTTGCTAAGCGGCCGTATCAAGGATACGCTGGATCAGCCTCTGATGACGGGTCTGCGGGAAATCGCCAAAATCCATAAGGGAGATTTTCGCCTGACTACCAATCAGAATTTGACCATTGCGAATATTTCCAAAACCAATAAGCCGCGCATCGAGGCTTTACTGGAAAAATACCGTATTCCGATGCCCGAACGGTTTAGTCCTATCCGTCAGCATGCCATGTCTTGTGTGGCATTGCCTAGCTGTGGCTTGGCTATGGCTGAAAGCGAGCGTATGTTGCCGGGGTTTCTGGCTCGGCTGGAAGCAGTGGTGGAGAAAGCAGGGCTTGCCGATGAGCCGATCACCCTTCGTGTGACCGGCTGTCCAAATGGTTGCAGCCGGCCTTACATAAGTGAAATCGCGCTGGTGGGTAAATCCCTGGGCCGTTATAACCTTTATTTGGGGGCGGGTTTTGCCGGTCAGCGCTTGAATAAGCTTTACCGGGAGTCTCTGACAGAGGACGAGATTATTGCAACGTTGAGTCCTCTTTTTGAACACTATGCCAGAGAGCGACAACAGGGCGAGCACTTTGGGGATTTTGTAGTCCGGGCGGGTTATGTTGATGAAGTCAGAGCGGGCCGGGAATTTCATGAAGTTCGATCGGAGAAGGCAGTACAGAGCGCCTAA
- a CDS encoding peroxiredoxin, protein MALHIGDVAPDFTQESTIGPLHFHDWIGNGWAVLYSHPADYTPVCTTELGTTAKLADEFKKRDVKVAALSVDDVDSHKGWISDINETQGCQVNFPIIADADRKVSELYDMIHPGASETVTVRSVYFIDPNKKIRAVITYPPSTGRDFGEILRVIDSLQLTDNYSVATPVDWKDGDDCVIVPSLTDPEVLKEKFPKGYEEIKPYLRMTPQPNK, encoded by the coding sequence ATGGCATTACATATCGGCGATGTCGCGCCGGATTTTACGCAAGAGTCCACAATAGGTCCGCTTCACTTTCATGACTGGATTGGTAACGGCTGGGCGGTGCTCTATTCCCATCCTGCCGACTACACGCCAGTGTGCACCACAGAGCTAGGTACCACCGCCAAGCTAGCGGATGAGTTTAAAAAGCGTGACGTCAAGGTGGCGGCCCTAAGCGTTGACGATGTGGATTCCCATAAGGGGTGGATTAGCGACATTAATGAAACCCAAGGATGCCAAGTGAATTTTCCTATCATTGCTGATGCGGATCGGAAGGTGTCCGAACTCTATGATATGATCCATCCTGGCGCCAGTGAAACGGTAACAGTGCGCTCAGTCTATTTTATTGATCCCAACAAGAAGATTCGCGCTGTCATTACTTATCCCCCGAGTACAGGCCGTGATTTCGGCGAGATTCTGCGGGTTATCGATTCTCTACAACTGACGGATAATTATAGCGTGGCGACACCAGTAGATTGGAAAGATGGCGATGATTGCGTGATCGTTCCGTCATTAACAGATCCGGAGGTTCTTAAAGAGAAATTTCCCAAAGGCTACGAAGAAATTAAGCCTTATCTGCGCATGACCCCTCAGCCGAATAAGTAG